The Manis javanica isolate MJ-LG chromosome 6, MJ_LKY, whole genome shotgun sequence genome contains a region encoding:
- the SLN gene encoding sarcolipin: MERSTRELCLNFTVVLITVILMWLLVRSYQY; this comes from the coding sequence ATGGAGCGATCCACCCGGGAGCTGTGTCTCAACTTCACGGTCGTCCTGATCACTGTTATCCTGATGTGGCTCCTGGTGAGGTCCTATCAGTACTGA